One window of Streptomyces sp. NBC_00273 genomic DNA carries:
- a CDS encoding cupin domain-containing protein, giving the protein MDALGLEAHVEGGYFRRTFQADHRPRIRTPHGDRYTLTSIHYLLTHWSPIGHWHLNRSDILHFHHHGEPITYHLLHPDGRHSTAVLGPDPGQGQLLTLAVPGGVWKASHLTAGDHALISEAVAPGFDYADMTLGRPDELIARFPAHAELIHRYCRPTQPHTTGTSST; this is encoded by the coding sequence ATCGACGCCCTCGGCCTGGAAGCCCACGTGGAGGGCGGGTACTTCCGCCGGACCTTCCAGGCAGACCACCGCCCCCGGATCCGCACACCCCACGGGGACCGCTACACACTGACCTCCATCCACTACCTGCTCACCCACTGGTCCCCGATCGGTCACTGGCACCTGAACCGGTCCGACATCCTGCACTTCCACCACCACGGCGAACCCATCACCTACCACCTGCTCCACCCCGACGGCCGCCACTCCACCGCCGTCCTCGGGCCGGACCCCGGCCAAGGACAGCTCCTCACCCTCGCTGTACCGGGAGGCGTCTGGAAGGCCTCCCACCTCACCGCCGGAGACCACGCCCTGATCAGCGAAGCCGTCGCGCCCGGCTTCGACTACGCCGACATGACCCTCGGCCGGCCCGACGAGCTCATCGCGCGCTTCCCCGCGCATGCCGAGCTCATCCACCGCTACTGCCGCCCCACCCAGCCGCACACGACCGGCACTTCCTCCACGTGA
- a CDS encoding ArsR/SmtB family transcription factor, giving the protein MSATTRSVTTIKVLPEPAGLPEPLAEPAVDELRLEKVLGALSDPLRLGIVRKLLLESEEFDHSCGWFGLDRPKSSLTHHFKALREAGITRQRQYGLERRSHVRVDDLDARFPGLLDLVADWTPASR; this is encoded by the coding sequence ATGTCAGCGACGACGCGATCAGTGACCACCATCAAGGTGCTGCCGGAGCCTGCCGGGCTCCCGGAGCCCCTTGCCGAACCGGCGGTGGATGAACTGCGGCTCGAAAAGGTGCTGGGGGCGCTGAGCGATCCTCTGCGCCTGGGGATCGTGCGCAAACTCCTCCTGGAGTCGGAGGAGTTCGACCATTCCTGCGGGTGGTTCGGCCTGGACCGTCCCAAGTCCTCCCTCACCCACCACTTCAAGGCGCTGCGCGAAGCGGGCATCACGAGGCAGCGGCAGTACGGTCTGGAGCGGCGCAGCCACGTACGCGTCGACGACCTCGACGCGCGCTTCCCCGGACTCCTCGACCTCGTCGCGGACTGGACGCCGGCCTCGCGCTAG
- a CDS encoding MFS transporter: MSESRTVPRYAASGARHTKAARTAQDSGPATATLAPTWWVWLAAWPVTAVFILSNAATPLYVLWQKDIGFSKGTLTVIFAFYIVGLLGSLLVSGVVSDRLGRKPVLLPALTLGVAACVIFATASSVAALIAARLFTGIAVGAVVSAGMAAVTDVAGQARKRLAALLASCAMVFGAGLGPLLAGILSETAPAPTVTVFIVEIVLLTTAILAVLRMPVRRPTAPPKGAWVRIPGVPKGNGPQLVLGIAVFAPGITATSFVLSLGPSLLSGLLGTTSRVVAGVMAFAMFLSATGVQFAVQKLRRRTILITGAAGTTLSMAALVVAVHSSSVAVLIASALLAGAGQGMGQLGGLSLLNSTVPPRRLAEANAALNVGGYLPAGILPVSAGYLSDAVGLPNGATVFAAALTALAVIGGLVVISTRRRAPEPA; this comes from the coding sequence ATGTCGGAAAGTCGAACGGTGCCCAGGTACGCAGCGAGCGGAGCGCGGCACACCAAAGCGGCGCGGACGGCACAGGACTCGGGCCCGGCCACCGCCACCCTGGCGCCCACCTGGTGGGTCTGGCTGGCCGCCTGGCCCGTCACCGCGGTGTTCATCCTGTCCAACGCGGCCACCCCGTTGTACGTGCTGTGGCAGAAGGACATCGGTTTCTCCAAGGGCACCCTGACCGTGATCTTCGCGTTCTACATCGTCGGACTGCTCGGGTCCCTACTCGTCTCGGGCGTGGTCTCCGACCGGCTCGGCCGCAAGCCCGTACTCCTCCCCGCCCTCACCCTCGGCGTCGCGGCATGCGTGATCTTCGCGACCGCCTCGTCGGTGGCCGCGCTGATCGCGGCCCGTCTGTTCACCGGCATCGCCGTCGGCGCCGTCGTCTCCGCCGGCATGGCCGCGGTGACCGATGTGGCCGGACAGGCGCGCAAGCGCCTCGCCGCCCTGCTCGCCTCGTGCGCCATGGTCTTCGGCGCGGGCCTCGGCCCGCTCCTCGCGGGCATCCTGTCCGAGACGGCGCCGGCCCCCACCGTCACCGTCTTCATCGTCGAGATCGTGCTGCTCACGACCGCGATCCTCGCGGTGCTGCGCATGCCCGTACGTCGGCCCACCGCACCCCCGAAGGGCGCTTGGGTCCGCATCCCGGGCGTACCGAAGGGCAACGGCCCGCAACTCGTCCTGGGTATCGCGGTGTTCGCCCCCGGCATCACCGCCACCTCGTTCGTCCTCTCGCTCGGCCCCTCGCTCCTGTCGGGCCTGCTCGGCACCACCAGCCGGGTGGTGGCCGGGGTCATGGCCTTCGCGATGTTCCTCTCGGCCACCGGCGTGCAGTTCGCCGTCCAGAAGTTGCGCCGCCGCACCATCCTGATCACCGGGGCGGCCGGCACCACCCTCAGCATGGCCGCCCTCGTCGTCGCCGTGCACTCCTCGTCGGTGGCGGTCCTCATCGCCTCCGCACTGCTGGCCGGCGCCGGGCAGGGGATGGGCCAGCTGGGCGGGCTCTCGCTGCTCAACTCCACCGTGCCGCCGCGGCGGCTCGCCGAGGCCAACGCGGCCCTCAATGTGGGCGGTTACCTCCCCGCCGGCATCCTTCCGGTCTCCGCCGGCTACCTGAGCGACGCCGTGGGCCTGCCCAATGGGGCGACCGTCTT